Proteins co-encoded in one Ruegeria sp. HKCCD4315 genomic window:
- a CDS encoding class I SAM-dependent methyltransferase produces MHLDVQDLRNFYYRSTLGRAAQAAIRGRLIELWPEAKGQTVAGFGFAVPLLRPYLADARRVIGLMPGPQGVMPWPAGMPNVSVLTEETLWPIETGHVDKLVVMHGLETSERPNQLLDECWRVLGPGGRAVFIVPNRGGLWSRTDKTPFGFGRPYTATQLENQLKAHHFLPEAHCSALYRPPSFRRFWLKSGSLIEKTGQRIPTVMAGGVLMVEVSKHIRPPSGSVTKDAVKKPIKALDGLLKPA; encoded by the coding sequence ATGCATCTTGATGTGCAGGATCTGAGGAACTTTTACTACCGCAGCACGTTGGGGCGTGCAGCGCAGGCGGCCATTCGCGGGCGCCTGATTGAACTTTGGCCCGAGGCCAAAGGTCAGACAGTGGCCGGATTCGGCTTTGCTGTGCCGTTGTTGCGCCCGTACTTGGCAGATGCGCGCCGCGTCATCGGGCTGATGCCTGGACCTCAGGGCGTAATGCCCTGGCCTGCAGGGATGCCGAATGTCTCTGTTCTGACCGAAGAAACGCTTTGGCCAATTGAAACCGGTCATGTGGACAAGCTTGTTGTGATGCATGGGCTGGAAACGTCAGAGAGGCCGAACCAGTTGCTGGATGAATGCTGGCGTGTTTTGGGACCCGGAGGTCGGGCCGTGTTCATCGTTCCCAACCGGGGTGGTCTGTGGTCGCGTACTGACAAGACACCATTTGGCTTCGGGCGTCCTTACACAGCCACGCAGCTGGAAAACCAGCTTAAGGCGCATCACTTTTTGCCCGAGGCGCACTGTTCGGCGTTGTACCGGCCACCGTCGTTCCGCCGCTTTTGGCTGAAATCCGGAAGTTTGATCGAAAAAACCGGACAAAGAATTCCCACTGTGATGGCAGGCGGTGTGCTGATGGTTGAGGTCAGCAAGCACATACGCCCCCCCAGCGGAAGCGTGACCAAAGATGCAGTCAAAAAGCCGATTAAGGCACTGGACGGCTTGTTGAAGCCTGCGTGA
- the gloB gene encoding hydroxyacylglutathione hydrolase, which translates to MPLEIVTIPCLSDNYAFLAHDAASGQTALIDAPEAAPILKALEARGWTLSHVLLTHHHWDHVDGLAGILEKHPAQVIGAAADAHRLPPLDLQVTEGDSFEIGGEPVQVLDVSGHTVGHVAYYMPQSAAVFTADSLMALGCGRLFEGTPEQMWASLSKLAALPEDTLVCSGHEYTQSNAKFAITVDPDNPDLKARIADIDRARAAGEATVPSILALEKATNPFLRAADPAIQAHLGMTGARPEAVFAEIRGRKDRF; encoded by the coding sequence ATGCCTCTTGAGATCGTTACAATCCCATGCCTGAGCGACAATTACGCCTTTCTGGCCCACGACGCCGCAAGTGGCCAAACCGCGCTGATCGACGCCCCCGAGGCCGCACCGATTTTAAAGGCGCTGGAGGCGCGTGGATGGACCTTATCTCATGTGCTTTTGACTCATCACCACTGGGATCACGTCGACGGGCTGGCAGGCATTTTGGAAAAACACCCTGCACAGGTTATCGGAGCCGCGGCGGATGCCCATCGCTTGCCACCACTGGATCTACAGGTGACCGAGGGCGACAGCTTTGAAATCGGGGGGGAACCAGTTCAGGTTCTGGATGTATCCGGCCACACAGTGGGGCATGTCGCATACTACATGCCTCAAAGTGCCGCGGTATTCACCGCCGACAGTCTCATGGCGCTGGGCTGTGGTCGTTTGTTCGAGGGCACGCCGGAACAAATGTGGGCATCTTTGAGTAAACTGGCCGCTCTTCCCGAGGACACACTGGTATGTTCGGGACACGAATATACACAATCCAACGCAAAATTCGCGATTACCGTCGATCCGGACAACCCGGACCTAAAGGCGCGCATCGCTGACATTGACCGGGCGCGAGCAGCCGGAGAAGCCACGGTTCCGTCGATTCTGGCATTGGAAAAGGCCACAAACCCGTTCCTGAGGGCGGCTGACCCGGCGATTCAAGCCCATTTAGGCATGACAGGCGCGAGGCCCGAGGCCGTATTTGCGGAGATCCGGGGTAGAAAAGACCGGTTCTGA
- the clpA gene encoding ATP-dependent Clp protease ATP-binding subunit ClpA, with the protein MPSFSSTLEQAIHAALAAANERRHEFATLEHLLLALLEEPDAVRVMKACSVDLDDLRSTLVEFIDEDLSNLVTDIDGSEAVPTAAFQRVIQRAAIHVQSSGRTEVTGANVLVAIFAERESNAAYFLQEQDMTRYDAVNFIAHGVAKDPAYGESRSVSGADQVEEDAQTTSGEAEQKESALGKYCVDLNAKSRAGDVDPLIGRSAEVERCIQVLCRRRKNNPLLVGDPGVGKTAIAEGLAHKIVAGEAPDVLANTTIYSLDMGALLAGTRYRGDFEERLKAVVTELEDHPDAVLFIDEIHTVIGAGATSGGAMDASNLLKPALQGGKLRTMGSTTYKEFRQHFEKDRALSRRFQKIDVNEPSVEDSVKILRGLKPYFEEHHAIKYTADAIKTAVELSARYINDRKLPDKAIDVIDEAGAAQHLLAESKRRKTIGVKEIEAVVAKIARIPPKNVTKDDAEVLKDLEASLKRVVFGQDLAIEALSSAIKLARAGLREPEKPIGNYLFAGPTGVGKTEVAKQLADTLGVELLRFDMSEYMEKHAVSRLIGAPPGYVGFDQGGLLTDGVDQHPHCVLLLDEIEKAHPDVFNILLQVMDHGELTDHNGRTVNFRNVVLIMTSNAGAQEQAKAAIGFGRDRREGEDTAAIERMFTPEFRNRLDAVISFAPLPKEVILQVVEKFVLQLEAQLLDRGVTIDLTPKAAEWLADKGYDDKMGARPLGRVIQEHIKKPLAEELLFGKLAKGGVVRVSVKKGDLDLEILGPDQPRIPGDKPPLLTAD; encoded by the coding sequence GTGCCTTCATTCTCGAGCACACTGGAACAAGCCATCCACGCGGCCTTGGCGGCTGCGAATGAACGGCGTCATGAATTTGCAACGCTAGAGCATCTGCTGCTGGCGCTTCTGGAAGAACCCGATGCGGTGCGCGTCATGAAAGCGTGCAGCGTCGATCTGGACGATTTGCGCAGCACTCTGGTGGAATTCATTGACGAGGATCTTTCGAATCTAGTCACGGATATCGACGGATCAGAAGCCGTTCCAACGGCCGCGTTCCAACGCGTGATTCAACGCGCTGCGATCCATGTACAAAGCTCGGGCCGGACCGAAGTGACCGGCGCCAACGTACTGGTCGCCATTTTCGCCGAACGCGAAAGCAATGCCGCCTATTTCCTGCAAGAACAGGACATGACCCGCTACGACGCGGTCAATTTCATCGCCCATGGCGTGGCCAAGGACCCTGCTTATGGCGAAAGCCGCTCGGTTTCGGGCGCAGATCAGGTGGAAGAAGACGCTCAGACAACATCTGGCGAGGCCGAGCAGAAAGAAAGCGCGCTTGGGAAATACTGCGTCGACCTGAACGCGAAATCCCGAGCAGGGGACGTTGATCCGCTGATCGGACGCTCGGCAGAGGTAGAACGCTGTATCCAGGTGCTGTGCCGCCGCCGCAAGAACAACCCTCTTCTGGTTGGCGATCCGGGCGTGGGTAAAACCGCCATCGCCGAAGGTCTTGCGCACAAAATCGTGGCAGGAGAGGCACCTGATGTTCTTGCCAACACCACGATCTACTCGCTGGATATGGGCGCGTTGCTGGCCGGTACGCGGTATCGCGGTGATTTCGAAGAACGGCTTAAAGCCGTTGTCACCGAGCTGGAAGATCATCCCGACGCGGTTCTGTTCATTGACGAGATCCACACCGTGATTGGTGCAGGTGCAACATCAGGCGGGGCGATGGATGCCTCGAACCTGCTGAAGCCTGCGCTTCAGGGTGGCAAGCTGCGCACCATGGGATCGACCACGTACAAGGAATTCCGTCAGCACTTCGAAAAAGACCGCGCGCTGAGCCGACGGTTCCAGAAGATCGACGTGAATGAGCCTTCGGTCGAAGACAGCGTGAAAATCCTGCGGGGTCTGAAGCCCTATTTTGAAGAGCATCACGCGATCAAGTACACCGCTGACGCGATCAAAACCGCAGTGGAATTGTCTGCGCGTTACATCAATGACCGCAAGCTTCCGGATAAGGCGATCGACGTCATCGATGAAGCCGGTGCCGCACAACATTTGCTGGCTGAAAGCAAGCGTCGCAAGACCATTGGCGTGAAAGAGATCGAGGCCGTTGTTGCCAAAATCGCCCGTATCCCGCCAAAGAACGTCACCAAGGACGATGCTGAAGTGTTGAAGGACCTCGAAGCCTCGCTGAAGCGCGTGGTTTTTGGCCAGGATCTAGCCATCGAAGCATTGTCCAGCGCGATCAAACTGGCTCGTGCCGGTTTGCGCGAACCTGAGAAACCCATCGGCAACTACCTGTTCGCGGGTCCGACCGGTGTGGGTAAGACCGAGGTTGCGAAGCAGCTGGCGGATACGCTGGGTGTTGAACTGCTGCGCTTTGACATGTCGGAATACATGGAGAAACACGCAGTCAGCCGCTTGATTGGTGCACCTCCGGGCTATGTCGGGTTCGATCAGGGTGGTCTTCTGACCGACGGTGTCGACCAGCATCCACATTGTGTATTGCTGCTGGATGAGATCGAGAAAGCACACCCGGATGTATTCAACATCCTGTTGCAAGTCATGGACCATGGCGAGCTGACGGATCACAACGGACGCACGGTGAACTTCCGCAACGTGGTGCTGATCATGACCTCGAACGCGGGCGCGCAGGAACAGGCCAAGGCAGCCATCGGTTTTGGTCGCGACCGTCGCGAAGGCGAAGACACCGCAGCGATCGAACGCATGTTCACGCCGGAATTCCGCAACCGTCTGGATGCAGTGATCTCGTTCGCACCGCTGCCGAAAGAGGTCATCTTGCAAGTGGTCGAGAAGTTCGTCTTGCAGCTTGAGGCTCAATTGCTGGATCGCGGCGTGACTATTGATCTGACACCCAAAGCCGCCGAATGGCTGGCCGACAAAGGGTACGACGACAAGATGGGTGCGCGTCCGCTGGGCCGTGTCATTCAGGAACACATCAAGAAACCTCTGGCCGAAGAGCTGCTGTTTGGCAAGCTGGCCAAGGGTGGCGTGGTTCGTGTCTCGGTCAAAAAGGGCGACCTGGATCTGGAGATTCTGGGACCGGATCAGCCGCGCATCCCCGGTGACAAGCCTCCGCTGCTGACGGCAGATTGA
- a CDS encoding YHYH protein has product MSKISVIWGAAFALSAVAAIATAQHRFRYHDETATEPLRLVPATVDPGENIASVKEKGSKIKVTGNGIPDHLVGQFPNRGNPHQIETQKVKLKLPANPTANGTFTPLRMGWNFGVSLNGVVFDPLAAEFWHGDPGSGWSYNALGGAIALGLDANYAHVQPNGKYHYHGVPTGLIELLGWSPSDHSPLIGYAADGFPIYAMTGKIDGKVTEMKSSYRLKSGNRPGGSQPNGRYDGTFNEDYTYVQGHGNLDQCNGAFTVSAEYPSGTYAYFLTEDYPVVPRCFMGTPDQSFKFGRQ; this is encoded by the coding sequence ATGAGCAAGATTTCAGTTATCTGGGGCGCTGCCTTTGCCCTGTCTGCCGTAGCGGCAATTGCAACAGCACAACACAGGTTCCGCTATCACGACGAGACGGCAACTGAACCTCTACGATTGGTACCTGCAACTGTTGATCCCGGGGAAAACATTGCCTCGGTGAAAGAGAAAGGCAGCAAGATCAAAGTGACAGGCAACGGAATTCCGGATCATCTGGTTGGCCAGTTTCCAAATCGGGGCAATCCACACCAAATTGAAACACAGAAGGTCAAGCTCAAGCTTCCGGCGAACCCTACTGCCAATGGAACCTTCACGCCCCTGCGCATGGGGTGGAATTTTGGCGTCTCTCTCAACGGGGTCGTGTTCGACCCACTGGCTGCCGAGTTCTGGCATGGTGACCCGGGATCGGGGTGGTCCTACAACGCGTTGGGCGGTGCTATTGCGCTGGGTTTAGATGCAAATTACGCACATGTTCAGCCGAACGGAAAGTACCATTACCACGGTGTGCCGACCGGGCTGATCGAACTGTTGGGGTGGTCCCCTTCAGATCATTCACCCCTGATAGGATACGCCGCTGATGGTTTTCCGATCTATGCGATGACTGGAAAAATCGATGGCAAAGTAACTGAAATGAAATCGTCCTATCGCCTGAAGTCCGGAAACAGGCCCGGAGGTTCCCAGCCGAACGGGCGATACGACGGCACGTTCAACGAAGACTATACCTATGTTCAGGGTCACGGCAATTTGGACCAATGCAACGGCGCTTTCACCGTATCAGCCGAGTATCCCAGCGGAACCTATGCCTATTTCCTGACCGAGGATTATCCAGTGGTGCCTCGGTGTTTCATGGGCACACCGGATCAAAGCTTTAAGTTTGGACGACAGTAA
- a CDS encoding phosphotransferase, with the protein MTNKATDVHLAVRNALRAPYQRVALCQTPQGNRFWLKRIERFAPHLWLVKGKPEQAFDRDRSSHRFLWNYGAPVPRIVAEGKGYFAVQDAGASLTKVCADKSVTSTEKLRACRAAGQALARLHAMDLTHGRPAFRDMCWDGRQMRFIDFEYFTPTKAGRLRKARDLGIAILSSLAQGGMGLYYAYSVLSAYVAPRGRKPKALPVPYPVPVRNSHPRIR; encoded by the coding sequence GTGACAAACAAGGCGACAGATGTACACTTAGCGGTCCGTAACGCCCTGCGAGCCCCTTATCAGCGCGTAGCCTTGTGCCAAACCCCACAAGGAAACAGATTTTGGCTGAAACGCATCGAACGCTTCGCGCCCCATCTCTGGCTGGTGAAGGGCAAACCCGAACAAGCCTTCGACAGAGATCGATCTTCTCACCGGTTCCTGTGGAACTACGGTGCACCGGTCCCCAGAATTGTGGCGGAAGGCAAAGGGTACTTCGCTGTCCAAGATGCCGGAGCCAGCCTGACAAAGGTTTGCGCTGACAAATCAGTTACGAGCACTGAAAAACTTAGAGCCTGTCGTGCTGCCGGTCAGGCGCTGGCAAGGCTGCATGCGATGGATCTGACCCATGGGCGTCCGGCGTTTCGGGATATGTGTTGGGACGGGCGTCAAATGCGCTTTATCGATTTTGAGTATTTTACGCCCACCAAAGCCGGTCGGCTTCGCAAAGCCCGCGATCTGGGTATTGCGATCCTGTCATCTCTGGCACAGGGCGGTATGGGCTTATACTACGCCTATAGTGTGCTGTCCGCTTACGTTGCGCCGCGGGGCAGGAAACCAAAAGCGCTGCCGGTGCCCTATCCTGTGCCGGTGCGAAACAGTCACCCGCGTATTCGGTGA
- a CDS encoding peptidoglycan -binding protein, with protein sequence MALSRRTGQRFQGSVWPGFVDAMTGLLMVLTFVLTIFMVIQFVLRETISGQEDELTTLADEVAALAGALGLEERENSRLQARLGALNTTLSQAEDDLAQAQSLIASLTTERDRQAAALDQAQTRITDFEAQVAALLAEQEQALGNIAALETQREQLLSEQEALNLALAQSREEIDAQTEAARLAAARREALEALVADLEQSGEERAAQITTLEQQLSDEEAARLAEAAAAEALRNRLQDADAELTAMTLALEAQRQEAEDTLTLLAAAQAAQAELQRRFGDLDPDALKAQLEAALQAQTQAQADADEQRTLAEQRQALLALAESTLSDEKEISAEAQREAALLNQQIAALRGQLGSLQALLDDFEERNEAAEIQIQTLGQDLNAALARAASEERRRRLLEEAERLRLEAEAEALAGQNEELAAQAEDLQRYRSEFFGRLRDVLGDQEGVRIEGDRFVFSSEVLFPTGSAVLSTEGRLEVAKVANILRSVAAEIPTGLNWVIRVDGHTDNVPLAGSGRYRDNWELSQGRALSVVRYMVDALGIPPNRLAANGFGEFQPVNPADTPEARAQNRRIELKLTER encoded by the coding sequence ATGGCGCTGTCCCGCCGCACCGGTCAACGGTTCCAGGGCTCGGTCTGGCCCGGATTCGTGGATGCGATGACGGGGCTGTTGATGGTGCTGACCTTTGTCCTGACCATCTTCATGGTGATCCAGTTTGTTCTGCGCGAAACCATCTCGGGTCAGGAAGACGAACTGACCACGTTGGCCGACGAAGTTGCGGCGCTTGCTGGTGCTCTGGGTTTGGAAGAGCGTGAGAACAGCCGTCTGCAGGCCCGCCTCGGGGCGCTCAACACAACCTTATCGCAAGCCGAGGACGATTTGGCCCAAGCGCAATCGCTGATCGCATCGCTGACCACCGAACGCGACCGGCAGGCCGCGGCGCTAGACCAAGCTCAGACGCGGATCACCGATTTCGAAGCACAGGTTGCTGCTTTGCTGGCTGAACAGGAACAGGCGCTGGGCAATATTGCGGCGCTTGAGACACAGCGCGAGCAATTGCTGTCCGAGCAGGAGGCATTGAACCTCGCTCTGGCCCAAAGCCGTGAAGAAATTGATGCGCAGACCGAAGCCGCCCGACTGGCTGCTGCGCGTCGCGAAGCGCTGGAAGCTTTGGTCGCGGATCTGGAACAAAGCGGTGAGGAACGTGCAGCGCAAATCACGACCCTTGAACAGCAACTGAGCGACGAAGAAGCCGCCCGCCTGGCCGAAGCTGCCGCCGCCGAGGCGTTGCGAAATCGGCTGCAAGACGCGGATGCTGAGCTGACGGCCATGACCCTTGCATTGGAAGCGCAACGCCAAGAGGCCGAAGACACACTGACACTGCTGGCCGCCGCTCAAGCTGCGCAGGCCGAGTTGCAGCGCAGGTTCGGCGATCTGGATCCGGACGCGTTGAAGGCTCAGCTTGAAGCCGCGTTGCAGGCGCAGACGCAAGCGCAAGCTGATGCTGACGAACAACGCACTCTGGCTGAACAACGTCAGGCTCTTCTGGCATTGGCCGAGTCGACATTGTCTGATGAAAAAGAAATCTCGGCCGAGGCACAACGCGAGGCGGCCTTGTTGAACCAACAAATCGCCGCCCTGCGCGGGCAGTTGGGGTCGTTACAGGCCTTGCTCGACGATTTTGAAGAGCGGAATGAGGCCGCAGAGATTCAGATCCAAACTTTGGGGCAGGATCTGAACGCCGCGCTGGCCCGTGCCGCATCTGAAGAACGCCGCCGTCGCCTGTTGGAAGAAGCCGAACGCCTGCGCCTTGAGGCCGAAGCCGAAGCACTGGCCGGTCAGAATGAAGAACTGGCCGCGCAGGCGGAAGACCTTCAACGCTATCGTTCAGAATTCTTTGGTCGCCTGCGGGATGTCCTTGGAGATCAGGAAGGCGTACGGATCGAAGGCGACCGGTTTGTCTTCTCGTCCGAAGTTCTGTTCCCGACGGGTTCGGCCGTGCTGTCCACCGAAGGACGCCTGGAGGTTGCCAAAGTCGCAAACATCCTGCGCAGCGTTGCGGCTGAGATTCCGACCGGATTGAATTGGGTGATCCGCGTTGATGGCCACACCGACAACGTCCCGCTTGCTGGCAGTGGCCGATACCGCGACAACTGGGAGCTCAGCCAGGGTCGTGCGCTTTCGGTGGTACGTTACATGGTCGACGCGCTGGGCATCCCGCCAAACCGTTTGGCCGCCAATGGGTTTGGCGAGTTTCAGCCGGTCAATCCGGCTGATACACCCGAAGCCCGCGCGCAGAACCGCCGGATCGAATTAAAACTGACCGAGCGGTAA
- a CDS encoding biopolymer transporter ExbB: protein MAQAHQGARPHFSHPTRQILLMLMAIGLSGLGVFLALPYVLPVFFANPYLNGFILLVFLIGVFACFYQVTQLIGSVRWIEAFVGGVVREDARTPQLLAPLASLLRERGARSQISSTSTRSILDSVAERVEEEREITRYITNVLIYLGLLGTFFGLATTVPAIVDTIRSLNPQEGEEGLAVFNRLMTGLEAQLQGMGVAFGSSLLGLAGSLIVGLLEVFAGHGQNRFYRELEEWLSSITRVGFASGEDGGAEIAVLTPVLDAMSEQMDALQDLFSAQESERAEVSAKLGQLVDVIGEMNNRQANSESVTSALERVALGQDALLDHMRDHGAGEGIDAESRMRLRSMDVQLLRILEEISAGRQESMNEFRKDIELLVKALTLPRGAVRTTPEGE, encoded by the coding sequence ATGGCGCAGGCACATCAGGGCGCGAGACCCCATTTCTCGCATCCAACACGACAAATCTTGTTGATGTTGATGGCAATCGGCCTGTCCGGGCTGGGTGTATTTCTGGCGCTGCCTTACGTGCTGCCGGTATTCTTCGCCAACCCGTATCTGAACGGATTTATCCTGCTGGTCTTCCTGATCGGCGTTTTTGCGTGTTTTTATCAGGTGACACAGCTGATTGGGTCCGTCCGCTGGATCGAGGCTTTTGTCGGTGGCGTGGTACGCGAAGACGCCCGCACACCGCAACTGCTGGCCCCCTTGGCGTCACTTCTGCGCGAACGGGGTGCGCGGTCTCAGATCAGTTCTACTTCGACCAGATCCATTCTGGATTCCGTGGCTGAGAGGGTCGAGGAAGAGCGGGAAATTACCCGCTATATCACCAACGTTCTGATCTACTTGGGTCTTTTGGGCACATTCTTTGGTTTAGCGACAACCGTTCCAGCCATTGTCGACACCATCCGCAGCTTGAACCCGCAGGAGGGTGAAGAAGGTCTGGCCGTCTTCAACCGACTGATGACCGGGCTCGAGGCGCAGTTGCAGGGCATGGGCGTGGCGTTTGGTTCGTCTCTGCTAGGTCTGGCCGGGTCTTTGATCGTTGGTCTGTTGGAAGTCTTTGCGGGTCACGGGCAAAACCGATTCTATCGCGAGCTTGAGGAATGGTTGTCATCGATCACCCGCGTTGGATTTGCCAGCGGCGAAGACGGCGGTGCCGAGATCGCCGTACTGACACCTGTTCTGGATGCCATGTCCGAACAGATGGACGCGTTGCAGGATCTGTTTTCCGCTCAGGAAAGTGAGAGGGCGGAGGTTTCCGCCAAGCTTGGGCAACTGGTTGATGTGATCGGTGAGATGAACAATCGCCAAGCCAATAGCGAAAGTGTCACTTCGGCTTTGGAGCGCGTCGCCCTTGGGCAGGACGCGCTTTTGGATCACATGCGCGATCATGGTGCAGGTGAAGGCATCGATGCCGAAAGCCGTATGCGCTTGCGTTCGATGGATGTGCAATTGCTGCGGATTCTCGAAGAGATTTCAGCGGGTCGACAGGAAAGTATGAACGAGTTCCGCAAGGACATCGAACTTTTGGTCAAGGCCCTGACTCTGCCGCGCGGTGCGGTGCGCACCACGCCGGAAGGAGAATAA
- a CDS encoding gamma-glutamylcyclotransferase, which translates to MTMWVFGYGSLLWNPGFPVARSERATLHGFARSFCMSSIHHRGTEEKPGLVLALDEQANANCTGLALAVEAGHEDRTLHELRERELISSAYVERKLDVHLETGDIVNAVTYVIDADHVQYCGGMPLEEQAQIIAHAIGGRGPNDEYLYNTAEHLAEIGLRDPDLEWLAQRVRSITA; encoded by the coding sequence ATGACGATGTGGGTATTCGGATATGGATCGCTGCTGTGGAATCCGGGCTTCCCGGTGGCGCGCAGCGAACGCGCAACGTTGCACGGTTTTGCCCGATCCTTTTGCATGAGTTCCATCCACCATCGCGGGACCGAAGAAAAACCGGGTCTGGTGCTGGCGCTGGACGAGCAGGCAAACGCAAATTGTACCGGTCTAGCCCTGGCGGTTGAGGCTGGTCACGAAGACCGCACCCTGCACGAGTTGCGCGAACGAGAGTTGATTTCGTCGGCCTATGTCGAGCGGAAGCTGGATGTGCATCTGGAAACCGGAGACATCGTCAATGCCGTCACCTATGTGATCGATGCCGACCACGTACAGTATTGTGGTGGGATGCCGTTAGAGGAACAGGCCCAGATTATTGCCCACGCGATTGGTGGGCGCGGTCCCAACGACGAATACCTGTACAATACCGCCGAACATCTGGCCGAGATCGGTCTGCGCGACCCCGATCTTGAGTGGTTGGCGCAACGGGTGCGCAGCATCACCGCATAA
- a CDS encoding DUF2125 domain-containing protein, producing the protein MRRLLRVFIFIAVLWSAYWFIAGYGLRNAITGWFDQQQELGWQADFSDAATAGYPTHHTTRLNNPALADPVTGTAWSADWVEFESPAIWPGRQILRFADTPQRLSYFDQTATIEADALQAHLQLRPGVALVLEKMALTAGPWSITENAQALAAGGTLELLMEQTATPEAYSMVVRVDGFTPGDDLRNLMETATSLPQSFDTLELDMVAAFDKPWDRSALEQGRPQPVRIDLKLAEAKWGGLRLFATGALDVDAQGIPTGEIAVKAENWRDMIAMANAAGALPDQAVDPVTRALNFMAGLGGNPNALDLRLNFRDGFVALGPLPLGPAPRLILR; encoded by the coding sequence ATGCGTCGTCTATTACGAGTGTTCATCTTTATCGCCGTTCTGTGGAGCGCATATTGGTTCATTGCCGGATATGGGTTGCGCAATGCCATCACCGGTTGGTTTGATCAGCAGCAAGAGCTGGGCTGGCAAGCGGACTTCTCGGACGCTGCCACGGCGGGTTATCCGACCCACCACACGACACGGTTGAACAATCCAGCCCTTGCCGACCCAGTAACGGGCACCGCCTGGAGCGCAGATTGGGTTGAATTTGAAAGCCCCGCGATCTGGCCCGGACGTCAGATCCTGCGCTTTGCCGATACACCGCAGCGCCTGTCTTACTTTGACCAGACCGCAACGATCGAGGCAGACGCGCTGCAGGCGCACTTGCAATTGCGGCCCGGCGTTGCGCTGGTTTTGGAAAAAATGGCACTGACAGCAGGCCCCTGGTCCATCACCGAGAACGCGCAGGCGTTGGCCGCAGGCGGAACGCTGGAACTGCTGATGGAACAAACCGCAACGCCCGAGGCTTATAGCATGGTTGTTCGCGTGGATGGCTTCACGCCCGGTGATGACCTGCGCAACCTTATGGAAACCGCCACTTCGCTGCCGCAGTCCTTCGATACGCTGGAATTGGATATGGTGGCAGCATTCGACAAGCCCTGGGACCGGTCTGCGCTGGAACAGGGTCGTCCTCAGCCGGTCAGGATCGATCTAAAGCTCGCCGAGGCCAAGTGGGGTGGGCTCAGGTTGTTTGCGACCGGTGCACTGGATGTGGATGCGCAAGGAATCCCAACAGGAGAGATAGCGGTCAAAGCGGAAAATTGGCGGGACATGATCGCCATGGCAAATGCAGCGGGTGCCCTGCCGGATCAGGCCGTCGATCCGGTTACGCGCGCGCTCAACTTTATGGCTGGGCTAGGTGGGAACCCGAATGCACTGGACTTGCGGTTAAACTTCCGCGACGGGTTTGTGGCACTTGGACCTTTGCCCTTGGGACCTGCCCCTCGCCTGATCCTGCGTTAG
- a CDS encoding extensin family protein: MKLGWRHVLIGVLAAAAMTSRAAPLEQSLVPLTRPASDQTALTAASQPTVRPMPRPIAPQVTAAAIRPSDVPLRPLMRPKWLEQEVLFKKRKLRKSSVCGDIAIQGKPVGRVGKKSSACGVKDAVQITSVSGVVLSRPSTMDCGTAIALNKWVDKTVKPTFKRRGPVIELQVAAHYACRTRNNRKGARISEHGKGRAIDISGFKMADGEVVTVLNGWRKNPSQKQLKKIWRGACGPFGTVLGPNSDRYHRDHFHLDTARYRSGPYCR, from the coding sequence ATGAAGCTAGGCTGGAGGCACGTTCTAATCGGGGTTTTGGCCGCTGCGGCTATGACGTCACGGGCTGCGCCTTTGGAACAATCCCTTGTGCCTTTGACGCGCCCGGCGTCGGACCAGACCGCATTGACAGCCGCTTCTCAACCCACAGTGCGGCCGATGCCTCGCCCGATCGCGCCGCAGGTCACAGCCGCCGCAATACGCCCGTCGGATGTGCCGCTCAGACCCTTGATGCGCCCCAAATGGCTGGAACAAGAGGTGCTGTTCAAAAAGCGCAAGCTGCGGAAAAGCTCAGTTTGCGGTGACATCGCAATTCAGGGCAAACCCGTGGGTCGGGTCGGCAAAAAAAGCTCAGCTTGTGGCGTTAAAGATGCAGTTCAGATCACTTCGGTTTCGGGCGTCGTGCTCAGCCGTCCTTCGACAATGGATTGCGGCACCGCGATTGCGCTGAACAAATGGGTCGACAAAACGGTCAAGCCTACCTTCAAGCGTCGTGGCCCTGTGATCGAATTGCAAGTGGCTGCCCATTACGCTTGTCGGACGCGTAACAATCGAAAAGGCGCGCGGATTTCTGAGCATGGCAAGGGGCGCGCGATCGATATATCTGGGTTCAAAATGGCAGATGGAGAGGTAGTGACCGTTCTGAACGGTTGGCGCAAGAACCCCTCGCAGAAACAACTCAAGAAAATCTGGCGCGGCGCGTGTGGGCCATTTGGCACCGTTCTGGGTCCCAATTCAGACCGCTATCACCGGGATCATTTCCATCTGGACACGGCCCGCTATCGCAGCGGACCTTATTGTCGCTAA